One window from the genome of Nicotiana sylvestris chromosome 9, ASM39365v2, whole genome shotgun sequence encodes:
- the LOC104250102 gene encoding phytochromobilin:ferredoxin oxidoreductase, chloroplastic isoform X2 produces MDDETELQMLSFEAPKIRLLRSLCIEGSDGMQVLDFAAFPKPEFDLPIFCANFFTAAKMNIIVLDLNPLHDVMDQEDYKEKYYKDLIPLGLKYSELLPWGGKLTSESLRFFSPIVIWTRFSSSPYNHSVLFSAFKDYYKAWLELTDRSEEETDVSQVARNREAQHRYVTWRAEKDPGHGVLKRLVGEALAKDVISEFLFNGVNKLGSKTFLDYFPEYRCEDGRVNEKRSMIGKSFENRPWNARGEFIGNII; encoded by the exons ATGGATGACGAAACAGAGCTACAGATGCTGTCTTTTGAAGCCCCTAAAATTCGACTTCTTCGCAGTTTGTGTATTGAAGGGAGCGACGGCATGCAG GTATTGGATTTTGCTGCATTCCCAAAACCGGAATTTGATCTGCCTATCTTCTGTGCGAACTTTTTCACTGCAGCTAAGATGAACATAATTGTACT GGACCTCAACCCATTGCATGATGTCATGGATCAAGAAGATTACAAAGAGAAGTACTATAAAGACTTGATTCCTTTAGGCCTCAAGTATTCTGAG CTTTTACCCTGGGGAGGGAAGCTCACCAGCGAGTCTCTGAGATTCTTTTCGCCAATAGTCATATGGACGAGATTCTCATCTAGCCCATACAACCATTCAGTTCTGTTTTCTGCATTCAAGGATTATTACAAG GCATGGCTTGAGCTGACGGACAGATCAGAGGAGGAAACTGATGTTTCTCAAGTTGCTCGCAATCGTGAAGCTCAGCATAGATACGTGACATGGAGAGCAGAAAAA GATCCAGGTCATGGAGTTTTGAAAAGACTGGTAGGGGAAGCTCTTGCCAAG GATGTGATTAGTGAATTCCTATTCAATGGTGTTAACAAGCTTGGTAGCAAAACATTTCTTGATTACTTCCCAGAGTACAGATGTGAAGATGGTAGAGTAAACGAAAAGCGCAGTATGATcgggaaatcatttgaaaaccgACCATGGAATGCAAGAGGAGAATTCATAGGTAATATTATTTAG
- the LOC138877201 gene encoding uncharacterized protein, translating to MTGGGGIAQPTTSAGASSSSVPPPRQSIQTSAGRGRGRVGTSSSGGQQNRIYALSSRQDLESSLNVVTVILSVFSIDMYALIDPGSTLSYISPFVASKWDREPELLHKSFEVSTPMGESVVVRRVYRSCNVKIHDRHTLADLHELEMVDFDIIMGMDWLASCYANVDCWIKIVRFNFPSEPIIEWKGDTAAPKGKFISYLKARKMILKGYIYHLVRVHDMEVKSPTLQSVPVVNEFFDVFPDELPGLPP from the coding sequence ATGACAGGCGGAGGGGGTATAGCTCAGCCGACGACATCTGCaggggcttcttcttcttcggtaCCTCCTCCTCGGCAGAGTATACAGACATCAGCTGGCAGGGGTAGGGGAAGAGTTGGAACTTCTAGTTCAGGAGGTCAGCAAAATCGCATATATGCTTTATCGAGTCGTCAGGATTTAGAGTCATCTCTGAACGTGGTTACAGTTATACTATCTGTCTTTTCTATTGATATGTATGCCTTGATAGATCCTGGTTCTACATTGTCGTATATCTCCCCCTTCGTTGCTAGTAAATGGGATAGAGAGCCTGAATTGTTGCATAAGTCATTTGAGGTATCTACGCCAATGGGTGAGTCTGTTGTAGTTAGACGGGTATATCGAAGTTGCAATGTGAAAATTCATGACCGCCATACGTTAGCTGATTTACATGagctagaaatggttgattttgatatcattatgggtatggattggctggCTTCTTGTTATGCCAATGTAGATTGCTGGATAAAGATTGTTCGTTTTAATTTTCCAAGTGAGCCTATTATTGAATGGAAAGGTGATACTGCAGCGCCTAAGGgaaagtttatttcttaccttaaagcTCGAAAGATGATTTTGAAGGGGTACATCTATCATTTGGTACGAGTGCATGATATGGAGGTGAAATCTCCAACCCTTCAATCGGTTCCCGTTGTGAATGAATTTTTCGATGTATTTCCTGATGAACTTCCTGGTCTTCCTCCCTAA
- the LOC104250102 gene encoding phytochromobilin:ferredoxin oxidoreductase, chloroplastic isoform X1 has protein sequence MECLLPTPFSFSSSFPSPSWFSPFLVLKSRSKLSLNRKLCSFNRNGSRSMTMSGEMESSVFSYKKLIHFALEETNTHTHLVPSSLQEKYSSLLAMDDETELQMLSFEAPKIRLLRSLCIEGSDGMQVLDFAAFPKPEFDLPIFCANFFTAAKMNIIVLDLNPLHDVMDQEDYKEKYYKDLIPLGLKYSELLPWGGKLTSESLRFFSPIVIWTRFSSSPYNHSVLFSAFKDYYKAWLELTDRSEEETDVSQVARNREAQHRYVTWRAEKDPGHGVLKRLVGEALAKDVISEFLFNGVNKLGSKTFLDYFPEYRCEDGRVNEKRSMIGKSFENRPWNARGEFIGNII, from the exons ATGGAGTGTTTACTCCcaacccctttttcattttcttcttcttttccctcaCCAAGCTGGTTTTCTCCATTTCTAGTACTAAAAAGTAGGAGTAAACTTAGTTTGAATAGAAAATTATGTAGCTTTAACAGAAATGGAAGTAGGTCCATGACTATGAGTGGTGAAATGGAAAGCTCTGTTTTTTCTTACAAGAAGTTGATTCATTTTGCTTTAGAAGAAACCAATACACATACCCATTTGGTCCCTTCTTCATTACAG GAGAAATACAGCTCTTTGTTGGCCATGGATGACGAAACAGAGCTACAGATGCTGTCTTTTGAAGCCCCTAAAATTCGACTTCTTCGCAGTTTGTGTATTGAAGGGAGCGACGGCATGCAG GTATTGGATTTTGCTGCATTCCCAAAACCGGAATTTGATCTGCCTATCTTCTGTGCGAACTTTTTCACTGCAGCTAAGATGAACATAATTGTACT GGACCTCAACCCATTGCATGATGTCATGGATCAAGAAGATTACAAAGAGAAGTACTATAAAGACTTGATTCCTTTAGGCCTCAAGTATTCTGAG CTTTTACCCTGGGGAGGGAAGCTCACCAGCGAGTCTCTGAGATTCTTTTCGCCAATAGTCATATGGACGAGATTCTCATCTAGCCCATACAACCATTCAGTTCTGTTTTCTGCATTCAAGGATTATTACAAG GCATGGCTTGAGCTGACGGACAGATCAGAGGAGGAAACTGATGTTTCTCAAGTTGCTCGCAATCGTGAAGCTCAGCATAGATACGTGACATGGAGAGCAGAAAAA GATCCAGGTCATGGAGTTTTGAAAAGACTGGTAGGGGAAGCTCTTGCCAAG GATGTGATTAGTGAATTCCTATTCAATGGTGTTAACAAGCTTGGTAGCAAAACATTTCTTGATTACTTCCCAGAGTACAGATGTGAAGATGGTAGAGTAAACGAAAAGCGCAGTATGATcgggaaatcatttgaaaaccgACCATGGAATGCAAGAGGAGAATTCATAGGTAATATTATTTAG